One window of Sinorhizobium fredii NGR234 genomic DNA carries:
- a CDS encoding SUMF1/EgtB/PvdO family nonheme iron enzyme produces the protein MAALSEKRDATSLSLAIPSVLFLLLAGLLAKQTGLLFDAPVGTPLDEPPIVVVAPRDFSYRVAGEFFRNGYAVDGPMTTVRMSAPLAIMKYQVTAADYARCVAEEACPPAEPEHVPSDPALTPATGVSFDDAVAYAAWISRRTGAVWVIPTDEQLAFAAGSRFPDDALGVDSDTSNPALRWLADYRRETARKASREPEPQSLGHFGESETGLSDFAGNVWEWTATCSRRVTLDRSGSVISDAASCGIYIATGKHRAALSSFVRNPKGGGCAVGAPPDNVGFRLVKDSRWYAPLLQTLRAKGLHL, from the coding sequence ATGGCCGCGCTTTCAGAAAAACGGGACGCCACGTCCTTATCGCTGGCGATCCCTTCCGTTCTCTTCCTGCTTCTCGCCGGCCTCCTCGCAAAGCAAACGGGCCTCTTGTTCGATGCACCGGTCGGCACGCCGCTCGATGAGCCGCCCATCGTCGTTGTCGCTCCGCGGGATTTCAGCTACCGCGTCGCCGGCGAATTTTTCAGAAATGGCTATGCCGTCGACGGGCCGATGACGACGGTGCGCATGAGCGCGCCGCTCGCCATCATGAAATATCAGGTGACGGCCGCAGACTACGCGCGCTGCGTCGCGGAAGAGGCCTGTCCGCCCGCCGAGCCCGAGCATGTGCCGTCGGATCCGGCGCTGACGCCGGCAACCGGCGTCAGCTTCGACGACGCGGTCGCCTACGCCGCCTGGATCAGCCGCAGGACCGGAGCGGTCTGGGTGATCCCGACGGACGAGCAACTCGCCTTTGCCGCCGGCAGCCGTTTCCCGGACGATGCGCTCGGCGTCGATTCTGACACATCCAACCCGGCGCTGCGCTGGCTCGCCGACTACCGTCGCGAGACGGCACGCAAGGCGTCACGCGAACCGGAGCCGCAGTCGCTCGGACATTTCGGGGAAAGCGAAACCGGGCTTTCGGACTTCGCCGGCAATGTCTGGGAATGGACGGCGACCTGTAGCCGCCGCGTCACCTTGGATCGCTCCGGATCCGTCATCAGCGATGCCGCCTCCTGCGGCATCTACATCGCGACCGGCAAGCACCGTGCCGCGCTGAGTTCCTTCGTCCGCAATCCCAAGGGTGGCGGCTGCGCCGTCGGCGCCCCTCCCGACAATGTCGGCTTCCGCCTGGTCAAGGATAGCCGCTGGTATGCGCCGCTTCTCCAGACGCTGAGGGCGAAGGGCCTGCACCTGTGA
- a CDS encoding Crp/Fnr family transcriptional regulator, with amino-acid sequence MKIDRSVVRSLPLFDRMTDADLDKLLGHATAKRVPPGDAVFEQGQTATSFFLLLHGRLKVTQVTEDGQQIIVRVVHPGDLFGFAKALQRSDYPGTATAVSESVALSWPTDLWPQFVEQNPRLAISTMQTIGQRLEEAHTRIREMSTQEVERRVAHAVLRLSRQAGKQEKGGIRIDFPISRQDIAEMTGTTLHTVSRILSAWEAKGLVEGGRQKLIICDLPGLAQLAEGGRD; translated from the coding sequence ATGAAGATCGACCGGAGCGTGGTGAGGTCGCTTCCCCTGTTCGACAGGATGACCGACGCCGACCTCGACAAGTTGTTGGGTCATGCCACGGCAAAACGCGTTCCGCCGGGCGACGCCGTGTTCGAGCAGGGCCAGACCGCCACCAGCTTTTTCCTTCTTCTGCATGGGCGCCTGAAGGTGACCCAGGTCACCGAGGATGGCCAGCAGATCATCGTGCGCGTCGTCCATCCGGGTGACCTCTTCGGCTTCGCCAAGGCACTGCAGCGTTCGGACTATCCAGGCACCGCGACGGCGGTTAGCGAGAGCGTCGCCTTGTCCTGGCCGACGGATCTCTGGCCGCAATTCGTCGAGCAAAATCCGCGCTTGGCCATCAGCACGATGCAGACGATCGGCCAGCGGCTGGAAGAGGCGCACACGCGAATCCGGGAAATGTCCACCCAGGAAGTCGAACGGCGCGTCGCCCATGCCGTGCTGCGCCTTTCGCGCCAGGCGGGCAAGCAGGAAAAAGGCGGCATCCGCATCGACTTTCCGATTTCCCGTCAGGATATCGCCGAGATGACCGGCACCACGCTCCACACCGTGTCGCGCATCTTGAGCGCCTGGGAGGCGAAGGGCCTGGTCGAGGGCGGGCGCCAGAAGCTGATCATCTGCGATCTGCCCGGACTGGCGCAGCTTGCCGAAGGCGGGCGGGACTGA
- a CDS encoding pseudoazurin: MRIIAKGAAVAAILAAFTGTAFAADFEVHMLNKGAEGSMVFEPAFVKVNPGDSVTFVPTDKGHNVETIKDMIPDGATPFKGKMNETYKVTFDAPGVYGVKCAPHVGMGMVGVVVVGDAPANVEKVKGVKLPKKAQERLHAALAAALQ; encoded by the coding sequence GTGCGCATAATCGCAAAGGGCGCTGCAGTCGCCGCCATTCTTGCCGCCTTTACCGGCACCGCGTTCGCCGCCGACTTCGAGGTTCATATGCTGAACAAGGGCGCGGAAGGATCGATGGTATTCGAGCCGGCATTCGTCAAGGTCAATCCGGGCGACAGCGTCACTTTCGTGCCGACCGACAAAGGGCACAATGTCGAGACCATCAAGGACATGATCCCCGACGGCGCCACGCCCTTCAAGGGCAAGATGAACGAGACATACAAGGTGACGTTCGACGCGCCCGGCGTTTACGGCGTCAAATGCGCACCGCATGTCGGCATGGGCATGGTCGGCGTCGTGGTCGTCGGCGACGCGCCTGCCAATGTCGAGAAGGTCAAGGGCGTCAAGCTGCCGAAAAAGGCTCAGGAGCGCCTCCATGCGGCCCTTGCCGCTGCTCTTCAATAG
- the napE gene encoding periplasmic nitrate reductase, NapE protein has product MPDGDPSMASPLRSQRKTEFLTFLVLAFGIWPIVAVGVVGAYGFLVWMFQLVFGPPGPPVH; this is encoded by the coding sequence ATGCCTGATGGCGATCCGAGCATGGCGAGCCCCTTGCGGTCGCAGCGGAAGACAGAGTTCCTTACCTTTCTCGTCTTGGCGTTCGGCATCTGGCCGATCGTCGCCGTGGGTGTGGTCGGTGCCTACGGATTTCTCGTCTGGATGTTCCAGCTTGTCTTCGGGCCGCCCGGTCCGCCGGTGCACTGA
- the napF gene encoding ferredoxin-type protein NapF, with translation MGEGIDISRRNFLRGLYEGQGQGVRPPGAASLEACTGCGKCVDACPTRIIRLIADRPALDFSVAECTFCGQCAELCPEPVFTGRPQSFPHVAMIGESCLARNGTECQACRDGCPTEAIRFRPRAGGPFLPELREEACTGCGACLAVCPVAAIGIREFDRGRAFV, from the coding sequence ATGGGCGAGGGTATCGACATATCGAGGCGGAATTTTCTGCGCGGCCTGTACGAAGGGCAGGGCCAAGGCGTCCGCCCTCCCGGCGCGGCGAGCCTCGAAGCGTGCACGGGGTGCGGGAAATGCGTCGACGCCTGTCCGACGCGCATCATCCGGTTGATCGCGGATCGCCCGGCGCTCGATTTCTCCGTCGCCGAGTGCACCTTCTGCGGCCAATGCGCGGAACTCTGTCCCGAGCCGGTTTTCACCGGCCGACCACAGTCCTTTCCACATGTCGCGATGATCGGCGAGAGCTGTCTCGCCAGGAACGGCACCGAATGCCAGGCCTGTCGCGACGGCTGTCCGACAGAGGCGATCCGGTTCCGTCCGCGTGCCGGCGGACCGTTCCTGCCCGAGCTCAGGGAAGAGGCGTGTACCGGCTGCGGCGCCTGTCTCGCCGTCTGCCCCGTGGCGGCCATAGGCATTCGCGAATTCGACAGGGGGCGCGCCTTTGTCTGA
- a CDS encoding chaperone NapD, whose product MSDASAFYHISSAVVVTMPPMQERVLAQLAEMQNVEVYAHQDGKIVVVIEGTSTGMLGEILSRISVLEGVVAANMVFEHVESEGDDRHDRRIDAA is encoded by the coding sequence TTGTCTGATGCGAGTGCGTTCTATCACATTTCCAGCGCCGTCGTGGTGACGATGCCGCCTATGCAGGAGCGCGTCCTCGCTCAGCTCGCAGAGATGCAGAACGTCGAGGTTTACGCGCATCAGGACGGAAAGATCGTCGTTGTGATCGAGGGCACGAGCACCGGAATGCTCGGTGAAATCCTGTCGCGCATCTCGGTGCTCGAGGGCGTGGTGGCAGCCAATATGGTGTTTGAGCATGTCGAATCCGAAGGAGACGATCGCCATGACCGGCGAATTGACGCGGCGTGA